The following coding sequences lie in one Sinorhizobium fredii USDA 257 genomic window:
- a CDS encoding type II toxin-antitoxin system Phd/YefM family antitoxin: MSITTLSSRELNHDVSSAKKAARNGPVIITDRGKPSHVLMTYDEFERLSGKHRSLVDALAMPGLSAIEFEPHRIEIRPRGMDFS; the protein is encoded by the coding sequence ATGAGCATCACGACCCTTTCCAGCCGAGAGCTGAATCACGACGTCAGTAGCGCTAAGAAGGCAGCCAGAAACGGTCCCGTTATCATCACCGATCGCGGCAAGCCTTCTCATGTCTTAATGACCTACGACGAATTCGAGCGCTTGAGCGGCAAGCACCGCAGCCTCGTTGACGCTCTCGCCATGCCGGGCCTCTCGGCGATCGAGTTCGAGCCGCACCGCATCGAAATTAGACCCCGGGGTATGGACTTCTCTTGA
- a CDS encoding type II toxin-antitoxin system VapC family toxin, with the protein MRYLLDTNVVSELRKIGDGKADSNVVAWVGAEDAVRFFISAITILELEPGMLGVRRRDAAQGARLRAWLDSRVRPEFAGRILPIDDAVATRCAHLHIPDRRKEADALIAATALVHDMTVVTRYTRDFEGTGVVLVDPWQS; encoded by the coding sequence TTGAGGTACCTGCTGGATACCAATGTCGTGTCCGAACTGCGCAAGATCGGTGACGGCAAAGCCGATTCCAATGTGGTAGCGTGGGTCGGAGCGGAAGATGCGGTGCGCTTCTTCATTTCGGCCATCACGATTCTTGAATTGGAGCCGGGCATGCTCGGCGTGCGGCGCCGGGACGCAGCACAGGGCGCTCGGCTGCGCGCCTGGCTTGACAGTCGTGTGCGTCCGGAATTCGCTGGCCGCATCCTGCCGATTGACGACGCGGTTGCGACACGTTGCGCGCACCTGCACATTCCGGATCGCCGCAAGGAGGCGGATGCATTGATTGCCGCGACGGCGCTGGTCCACGACATGACCGTGGTCACACGCTACACCAGGGATTTCGAAGGTACCGGCGTTGTTTTAGTCGATCCCTGGCAAAGCTGA
- a CDS encoding enoyl ACP reductase FabMG family protein: MENPVALNRIAENKVFRKGDVFVLFGELFGRGYATGLLEEARRAGMEIVGITVGRRAENNALRPLDAEELSAAEARLGGRIINIPLMAGFDLDAPAGGPTPTDLLAAMTLESWEHDTLDWDYIKQCRDIATARFTNSLSQVMAVLDGMIADGRNVFFAHTMAGGIPKAKVFLVVANRIYKGRGPRHMSSQALLDSDMGKLILQNFDEVSAITFQHLIDFSAGIRERVEASGGQVRYTAYGYHGTAVLIDGSYRWQTYTNYTQGYAKMRLECIAQEAWAAGVKATVYNCPEIRTNSSDVFTGIELPLIPLLLALKKENGGQWAEDQWQACQQLLADGFTMKDVFQKITDMQANEVMRPFYDFSAWPMANSQAQSDLTIGTSNEITQMHRDSKAMISDLLSALVVEATGQLIFGESSDPSGPVQWLNHDIVARRLNASHLQWKSPVPLIAQGSKDSHLELA; this comes from the coding sequence ATGGAAAATCCGGTCGCATTGAACCGCATCGCCGAAAACAAGGTCTTTCGTAAAGGTGATGTTTTCGTCCTCTTCGGCGAACTATTCGGTCGCGGATATGCGACTGGCTTGCTCGAAGAAGCCCGGCGGGCTGGAATGGAGATCGTGGGAATCACGGTCGGGCGGCGCGCCGAGAACAACGCACTGCGGCCTCTGGACGCCGAGGAACTCTCTGCCGCCGAGGCCCGATTGGGCGGCAGAATTATCAACATACCTCTTATGGCTGGCTTCGATCTCGACGCTCCGGCAGGAGGCCCCACTCCGACGGATCTCCTCGCAGCCATGACGCTGGAGAGCTGGGAACATGACACGCTCGACTGGGACTACATCAAACAGTGCCGGGACATCGCCACCGCACGGTTCACGAATTCGCTTTCGCAGGTCATGGCCGTTCTCGACGGAATGATTGCCGACGGCCGCAATGTCTTCTTCGCCCATACAATGGCCGGCGGCATCCCGAAGGCTAAGGTTTTCCTGGTCGTCGCCAACCGGATCTACAAGGGACGCGGTCCCCGCCACATGTCGTCGCAAGCGCTGCTCGACAGCGACATGGGCAAGCTCATCCTGCAGAACTTCGACGAAGTCTCCGCAATCACCTTTCAACATCTTATCGACTTCAGCGCGGGGATCCGTGAGCGCGTGGAGGCATCGGGTGGTCAGGTGCGGTATACGGCCTACGGTTATCATGGAACCGCAGTCCTGATTGACGGGAGTTATCGCTGGCAGACCTACACCAACTACACCCAAGGTTACGCCAAGATGCGGCTCGAATGCATCGCGCAAGAAGCCTGGGCAGCGGGCGTCAAGGCAACCGTCTATAACTGTCCCGAGATCCGGACCAATTCGTCCGACGTATTCACGGGTATCGAGCTTCCCCTGATACCGCTGCTGCTCGCCTTGAAGAAAGAGAATGGTGGCCAATGGGCCGAGGACCAGTGGCAGGCATGCCAACAGCTTCTGGCAGACGGCTTCACAATGAAGGATGTGTTCCAAAAAATTACCGATATGCAGGCCAACGAGGTCATGCGTCCATTTTACGACTTCTCGGCGTGGCCCATGGCAAACAGCCAAGCACAGTCCGATCTGACCATCGGCACGTCCAACGAGATCACGCAGATGCACCGGGACAGCAAGGCGATGATCAGCGACCTGCTGAGTGCTCTCGTGGTGGAAGCGACCGGGCAGCTAATTTTTGGCGAGTCCTCAGATCCCTCCGGCCCCGTCCAGTGGCTCAACCACGATATCGTGGCGCGCCGACTTAACGCTTCCCACCTGCAATGGAAGTCTCCCGTGCCGTTGATCGCGCAAGGGTCGAAAGATTCTCATCTTGAGTTGGCATGA
- a CDS encoding phosphoribosyltransferase family protein, with translation MHYRSIVDMNATIARNLHRLPAGIDLVVGIPRSGMLAANLFSLTTNIQMTDLDSFVAGKVFSSGITKRSAALGRTMAEMRRILILDDSINGGSAMREARVRAAAAGVSRDQLIFAAVYGTYERYDEADLVFELVPQPRLFQWNVMHHKFLGQSCVDIDGVLCFDPTHQENDDGPAYLSFLAQARPLHVPTRKIAYLVTSRLEKYRPQTEAWLASQGVDYGELVMLDLPSKAERQRLAAHGRFKADFYKRSDAVLFIESEHDQAVNIAKLSGKPVLCIESQLMISPDMLWLSEQLKQATTSEGRKAMLKTMARTVLGETGYQTLKSRMRKPA, from the coding sequence ATGCATTATCGATCGATTGTCGACATGAATGCCACGATCGCCAGGAATCTCCACCGCTTACCCGCTGGCATCGACCTGGTCGTCGGTATACCGCGCAGCGGAATGCTGGCCGCCAATCTCTTCAGCCTGACGACGAACATTCAGATGACCGATCTGGATAGCTTTGTCGCCGGAAAGGTCTTTTCCAGCGGAATCACCAAGAGATCGGCCGCTCTTGGACGCACAATGGCAGAGATGCGAAGGATACTGATCCTCGATGACAGCATCAATGGCGGTAGCGCCATGCGGGAGGCGAGGGTAAGGGCGGCGGCAGCGGGCGTTTCCCGTGATCAGCTGATCTTCGCTGCCGTCTACGGTACCTATGAGCGTTACGACGAAGCCGATCTCGTATTCGAGCTGGTGCCGCAGCCGCGGCTGTTCCAATGGAACGTCATGCATCACAAGTTTCTCGGGCAGAGCTGCGTCGATATCGACGGCGTCCTGTGTTTCGATCCGACGCATCAGGAAAATGACGATGGCCCGGCCTATCTAAGCTTCCTTGCACAGGCGCGGCCGCTACATGTGCCGACGCGCAAGATCGCTTATCTGGTGACCAGCCGTCTGGAAAAATATCGGCCGCAGACGGAGGCCTGGCTGGCATCGCAGGGTGTTGATTATGGCGAGCTCGTCATGCTTGATCTTCCGAGTAAGGCAGAACGCCAAAGGCTTGCCGCCCATGGCCGGTTCAAAGCCGATTTCTACAAGCGCTCGGATGCCGTGCTGTTCATCGAAAGCGAGCACGATCAGGCGGTAAACATTGCAAAGCTCTCAGGAAAGCCGGTGCTGTGCATCGAGTCTCAGCTGATGATCTCACCGGACATGCTGTGGCTGTCGGAGCAACTGAAGCAGGCAACGACCTCCGAAGGCCGGAAAGCCATGCTTAAGACCATGGCGCGAACCGTCCTGGGCGAAACCGGCTACCAGACACTCAAGAGCAGGATGAGGAAGCCGGCTTAA
- a CDS encoding glutathione S-transferase N-terminal domain-containing protein — MKLYSAPGFTSLADHIAMLQAGIQFDLVKVDLETKQIEGGGRYTEINPTGYVPALMFDDGEVLTENVAIVAWIADRAPELASHGHLGRYRLLEMLSLIATEIHKRFPTYLSLPEDVREPTGQQILHWFGFVAGRLDRGYLFGETFTVADAYLFQLARGAAQLGFPLPQPFGDYIARIEQRPAVQAALRREGLA, encoded by the coding sequence GGCCGACCATATCGCGATGCTGCAGGCTGGAATTCAGTTCGACTTGGTCAAGGTCGACCTCGAGACCAAACAGATTGAAGGGGGCGGCCGTTACACGGAGATCAACCCGACGGGATATGTGCCTGCCCTTATGTTCGACGATGGTGAGGTGCTGACCGAGAATGTCGCGATCGTGGCATGGATCGCCGATCGCGCACCGGAGCTCGCGTCGCATGGTCACCTGGGCCGGTACCGCCTGCTCGAGATGCTGAGCCTTATCGCGACCGAGATTCACAAGCGCTTTCCCACCTACTTGTCGCTTCCGGAGGATGTGAGGGAGCCGACCGGCCAGCAAATATTGCACTGGTTTGGCTTCGTCGCGGGCCGATTGGATCGGGGCTACCTTTTCGGAGAGACCTTTACGGTTGCGGATGCCTACCTCTTCCAATTGGCACGGGGTGCGGCTCAACTCGGGTTCCCTCTGCCCCAACCGTTTGGCGATTACATCGCACGGATCGAACAGCGGCCTGCGGTGCAGGCGGCGCTACGCCGCGAGGGCCTCGCATGA
- a CDS encoding 4a-hydroxytetrahydrobiopterin dehydratase has protein sequence MTENIAEKSCTPCRGGIPPLTRDEAAGYVSQTPGWDLLDDGHLIRRKFKFDDFKQALAFVDKVGQLAEEERHHPDVCFGWGYAEISLQTHKIKGLHENDFILAAKVNQLPRSS, from the coding sequence ATGACCGAGAATATCGCTGAAAAGTCCTGCACGCCCTGCCGCGGCGGCATACCGCCGCTGACCAGGGACGAAGCCGCCGGATACGTTTCGCAGACACCAGGCTGGGATCTCCTTGACGACGGGCATCTGATCCGCCGCAAGTTCAAGTTCGACGATTTCAAACAGGCGCTGGCCTTCGTCGACAAAGTTGGGCAGCTGGCGGAAGAGGAGAGGCATCACCCCGACGTCTGTTTCGGCTGGGGCTATGCGGAGATCTCGCTGCAAACCCATAAGATCAAGGGCCTGCACGAAAATGATTTCATTTTGGCGGCGAAGGTCAACCAGCTACCGAGATCATCCTGA
- a CDS encoding sugar transferase translates to MLQCGIFLLRCIVIVNTAWGCAMRGIVLIRGFQRAPRYPVGRVVKRGFDLAGASLVLVLLSPLFLLICILVMVADRGSPFQTHPRVGRGGRVFSCLEFRTTSETMNSAQATAARTSHLPLVYESYLTPVGAVLVKLGLNELPRIINILRGDMSIVGTRPLAPGEPQMCRDAADFYGRLRPGLVGPCASRSENGSDAGWTALERRDVENWSLVADLRIIVKTVSAICFSRGG, encoded by the coding sequence ATGTTGCAATGCGGAATTTTTTTGCTAAGGTGCATTGTGATAGTCAATACCGCTTGGGGTTGTGCAATGAGGGGTATTGTTTTAATTCGGGGTTTCCAACGAGCGCCCCGATATCCCGTCGGTCGCGTAGTAAAGCGCGGGTTTGATTTAGCGGGCGCCTCATTGGTTCTCGTCCTTCTCAGCCCGTTGTTCCTGTTGATCTGCATTCTTGTCATGGTTGCTGATCGGGGTTCCCCCTTTCAAACCCATCCACGCGTCGGGCGAGGCGGGCGTGTGTTCAGTTGCTTGGAGTTCCGCACCACCAGCGAGACCATGAACAGCGCGCAGGCTACTGCCGCAAGGACGAGCCATCTGCCGCTCGTATACGAGTCGTACCTTACGCCCGTCGGGGCGGTTCTTGTGAAGCTTGGTCTCAACGAGCTGCCGCGGATCATCAACATTCTCCGCGGCGATATGAGCATTGTCGGGACTCGCCCACTCGCGCCAGGTGAACCGCAGATGTGCCGGGATGCCGCGGATTTCTATGGGAGATTGCGCCCAGGCTTGGTCGGTCCGTGTGCGAGCAGGAGTGAGAATGGCTCCGACGCTGGCTGGACCGCACTTGAACGCCGCGATGTCGAGAACTGGTCGCTGGTGGCGGACCTGCGCATCATCGTCAAAACTGTCTCTGCCATCTGCTTCTCGCGTGGAGGCTAG
- a CDS encoding Hint domain-containing protein: MTTKDRGAQINEARRHVLGLAVAIGARIVTLGAPAATILSASSAEAGGKAWWKIGGRGKGHEAAPGKGNGNGNGNGPMCLLSGTSIKTPAGETCIEDLRIGDLVETVRGQALPIKWIGRHVYRRSGAKWKGAVVPVRIARFALDEHTPRRDLYVTRGHALFVDGVLITAQDLVNGTSIKQALPDARDTIEYFHIVLDSHEAVLAEGAPVETFLLEDRNYERFTNFVEFARLYPDDVAATMTPFAPIVGYGSREHLKALLRLASPRLIRPSPLQQTYERIAARGVELAG, from the coding sequence ATGACCACCAAGGACCGAGGCGCGCAGATCAATGAGGCGAGGCGTCATGTGCTCGGTTTAGCTGTGGCGATAGGAGCCCGGATTGTCACGCTGGGCGCACCCGCTGCAACAATACTTTCGGCGTCCTCGGCCGAGGCCGGCGGCAAGGCCTGGTGGAAGATCGGAGGACGGGGCAAGGGCCATGAAGCGGCGCCCGGTAAGGGTAATGGTAATGGTAATGGTAATGGACCAATGTGTCTGCTGAGCGGCACTTCCATCAAGACACCAGCGGGCGAGACATGCATCGAGGACCTTCGCATCGGTGACCTTGTCGAAACAGTGCGTGGTCAAGCGCTGCCGATCAAGTGGATCGGTCGCCACGTCTACCGCCGAAGCGGTGCGAAATGGAAAGGGGCCGTGGTTCCGGTCCGCATCGCGCGCTTCGCCTTGGACGAGCACACGCCTCGCAGGGACCTTTATGTCACGCGCGGCCACGCCCTGTTCGTGGACGGCGTTCTCATCACAGCTCAGGATCTCGTCAACGGTACCTCGATCAAGCAGGCCCTCCCCGATGCGCGAGACACGATCGAGTATTTCCACATCGTGCTCGACAGCCATGAAGCGGTGCTGGCTGAAGGAGCTCCGGTTGAGACCTTCCTGTTGGAGGACCGCAACTACGAGCGTTTCACGAACTTCGTAGAATTCGCACGGCTCTATCCCGACGACGTCGCAGCCACAATGACACCGTTCGCACCAATCGTCGGCTATGGCTCCAGGGAGCACCTCAAGGCGCTGTTGCGTTTAGCTTCGCCTCGGCTCATTCGGCCGTCGCCGCTCCAGCAAACTTACGAGCGAATTGCGGCACGTGGAGTTGAACTCGCCGGCTGA
- a CDS encoding lipopolysaccharide biosynthesis protein, with protein MKASAFDPPEGSLRQSVGRGAVVTGLAQAVKIATQILSVILLSRLLSPQDFGVVAMSAPVLAFVALFQDFGLTQATVQKNSITHEEVNYLFWVNVAVSVALACLMVGMAPLIGRFYGEPRVGPLIAAMALQIIAYGLGAQHLALLNRRMVFGRLAMVEIASAIAGLCAAVGWTFVDRSYWALYAGTLTSAVLPTLCYWANSHWRPGLSLKADGVGVLLNFGAGITGFNFANFFARNLDNILIGRYWGEAQLGLYDRAYKLLLFPLSQLANPLSKVMVPALSRMTNEPDRYRSAYLRVMPLMLVVALPGVAAAIATADLLIPFVLGEQWRESAGIFQALGFAGLLQPLNNPAGWLFISQGRSGDFMRWGVITAVTSVLAFLIGLPYGALGVAVVYALSEYLRTPFLWIYVGKKGPLKFADMFRAASPFILGSHLALVAAWLSRPLLPDHAILAVACAAVLSYAVTIAVALLFPSGRQSLGEALKLLPERLIKPTDRGSR; from the coding sequence TTGAAAGCCAGCGCATTCGATCCGCCCGAAGGATCGCTCCGCCAGTCCGTCGGTCGAGGCGCTGTCGTCACCGGTTTGGCTCAAGCGGTCAAGATTGCAACGCAGATCCTTTCGGTCATCCTCCTTTCACGCCTGCTGTCGCCGCAGGATTTCGGCGTCGTGGCGATGAGCGCGCCCGTTCTGGCGTTTGTCGCGCTTTTTCAGGATTTTGGCCTGACCCAGGCAACCGTGCAGAAGAATTCCATAACGCACGAGGAGGTGAACTACCTCTTCTGGGTTAACGTCGCCGTTAGCGTGGCGCTCGCCTGTCTCATGGTGGGTATGGCCCCTCTGATTGGTCGCTTTTACGGCGAGCCTCGAGTGGGGCCTCTCATCGCTGCAATGGCTTTGCAGATCATTGCCTACGGCCTCGGGGCACAACATCTGGCCCTCCTCAATCGGCGCATGGTCTTCGGTCGCCTTGCGATGGTGGAGATCGCGAGCGCAATTGCGGGCCTTTGCGCCGCCGTCGGCTGGACCTTCGTCGACCGCTCCTATTGGGCACTTTACGCAGGCACGCTGACGAGCGCCGTGTTGCCGACGCTCTGTTACTGGGCCAACTCCCATTGGCGCCCCGGCCTCAGCCTGAAAGCCGACGGCGTCGGCGTCTTGCTGAATTTCGGTGCCGGGATCACTGGCTTCAACTTCGCAAATTTCTTCGCCCGCAATCTCGATAATATCCTGATCGGCAGATACTGGGGCGAGGCTCAACTCGGGCTCTACGACCGCGCCTACAAGCTTCTTCTGTTTCCCTTGAGCCAGCTTGCCAATCCGCTCTCGAAGGTCATGGTGCCGGCGCTTTCGCGGATGACGAACGAGCCCGACCGCTACCGCAGCGCCTACCTTCGCGTCATGCCCCTTATGCTGGTCGTGGCGCTTCCGGGCGTGGCAGCGGCGATCGCGACTGCCGATCTGCTCATTCCGTTCGTGCTGGGAGAGCAGTGGCGGGAAAGCGCAGGCATTTTTCAGGCGCTCGGCTTCGCCGGCCTGTTACAGCCGCTCAATAATCCGGCCGGCTGGCTGTTCATCAGCCAGGGGCGATCCGGCGACTTCATGCGCTGGGGCGTCATCACGGCAGTGACCTCGGTCCTGGCCTTCCTGATTGGCCTGCCCTACGGCGCGCTCGGAGTCGCCGTTGTTTACGCGCTGAGCGAATACCTGCGGACGCCCTTTCTTTGGATCTATGTCGGCAAGAAGGGGCCGCTGAAGTTCGCCGATATGTTTCGCGCTGCAAGCCCCTTCATCCTTGGCTCGCATCTCGCCCTGGTGGCCGCCTGGCTTTCGAGGCCGCTTCTGCCGGATCATGCCATTCTCGCCGTTGCCTGCGCCGCTGTCCTCTCCTATGCAGTGACAATCGCGGTCGCGCTGCTGTTTCCCTCTGGCCGCCAATCGCTCGGCGAAGCCCTGAAGCTTCTGCCCGAACGACTGATCAAACCGACCGACCGGGGATCGAGGTGA
- a CDS encoding DCC1-like thiol-disulfide oxidoreductase family protein, giving the protein MIVYDGDCIFCQNYVRFMRLRETVGPVELIDARSGDPRVAGFQRQGFDLNEGMLFVFENRVYHGDEAVNLLAILSSPSSLFGRLNRAILSNRTAARVVYPLLKFGRRLTLRLRGRSLIPTDLDQSTKVGNGW; this is encoded by the coding sequence ATGATCGTCTACGACGGCGATTGCATCTTCTGCCAAAACTACGTGCGGTTCATGCGATTGCGCGAGACCGTGGGTCCTGTCGAGTTGATCGATGCACGCTCCGGCGATCCCAGGGTCGCCGGCTTCCAGAGGCAGGGCTTCGACCTCAACGAAGGGATGCTCTTCGTCTTCGAGAACCGCGTGTATCATGGCGACGAAGCTGTCAACCTGCTGGCGATCCTCAGCTCGCCTTCGTCGCTTTTCGGCCGGCTTAACCGTGCGATCCTGTCAAACCGCACAGCGGCGCGGGTGGTCTACCCGCTGCTCAAGTTTGGGCGCCGACTGACCTTGCGGCTTCGTGGTCGATCGCTTATCCCCACTGACCTCGACCAGTCGACCAAGGTGGGCAACGGCTGGTAA
- a CDS encoding helix-turn-helix domain-containing protein: MSSSPRVKRKPDPIDAEVGRRIRARRVSMEMSQTDLGQALGVTYQQVQKYEAGRSKVGAGRLQSIANVLEVPLSYFFEIPSARDDSGNARLSAGRSLADFVSSPMGRALNRGFARINDSEVRRAYLGLVTRIAEREGNRKQDAGE; encoded by the coding sequence TTGTCCAGCAGCCCCCGGGTGAAAAGAAAGCCAGATCCAATTGATGCCGAAGTTGGCCGCAGAATTCGTGCACGGCGAGTATCGATGGAAATGTCACAGACCGATCTCGGGCAGGCACTTGGCGTGACATACCAGCAGGTGCAAAAATACGAGGCCGGTCGCAGCAAGGTTGGCGCAGGCCGGCTCCAGTCGATTGCAAACGTGCTCGAAGTCCCGCTTTCGTATTTCTTCGAGATCCCGTCCGCGAGAGACGACAGTGGTAACGCCAGACTGAGCGCCGGCCGATCGTTGGCGGACTTTGTCTCGAGTCCGATGGGGCGTGCTCTCAATCGGGGTTTCGCCCGGATCAACGATAGTGAGGTGAGACGTGCTTATCTCGGTCTAGTCACGCGGATTGCCGAGCGAGAAGGCAATCGAAAGCAGGATGCTGGAGAATAG
- a CDS encoding GMC oxidoreductase, translating to MVLDVRSEQVAGEHFDVVVIGSGFGSAFFLHAFQKRRRARVLLLEWGRHNSHAWQLEHGANTDLKDEETYRSNSPKPWNYTIGLGGGTNCWFAQTPRLHPNDFRLKSLYGVGQDWPMTYDDLEPFYCQAETIMSISGDPDMATIMPRSMAFPQPPHRMSTPDRMMKADQPDQHFVMPTARARLATQQRPSCCASLRCWLCPADAKFTANNGLMHVFEHPDVAVCLGSEVRRLDHAAGSVRAVRFRHGGKEYVVTGDLFILGANGIQSAAIMLRSDLDGEFVGHGLHESYGWNMEVYLDGVDNFDGSTITTGLNFGLYDGDHRSRHAAALVYFENRWQHGLRPDKGRLRQTLPLVIVTEDLLEAENSVRLDENDNAFIHYKGPASYAVEGMARAREKLPDLLRPLPVEKIIDRGLRRTESHVQGTLRMGRDPTDSVVDRNLVHHSFRNLLIVGTSTFPSCSCANPSLTAAALSLRAASLIM from the coding sequence TTGGTCCTCGATGTTCGATCCGAGCAGGTCGCCGGAGAGCATTTCGATGTCGTCGTCATCGGTTCCGGCTTCGGCTCGGCTTTTTTCCTGCACGCTTTTCAGAAGCGTCGCCGAGCCCGTGTTCTCCTGCTGGAATGGGGGCGACACAATTCCCACGCCTGGCAACTCGAGCATGGAGCCAATACGGATCTGAAGGACGAGGAGACCTACCGGAGCAATTCCCCCAAGCCGTGGAACTACACCATCGGCCTTGGCGGGGGGACAAACTGTTGGTTCGCCCAGACGCCGCGGCTGCATCCGAACGATTTCCGGCTGAAGAGCCTTTACGGGGTCGGGCAGGATTGGCCGATGACGTATGACGATCTGGAGCCTTTCTATTGTCAGGCGGAGACGATCATGTCGATCTCGGGAGATCCGGACATGGCTACGATCATGCCGCGTTCGATGGCCTTTCCCCAGCCGCCCCATCGCATGTCAACGCCAGACCGGATGATGAAAGCGGATCAGCCCGATCAGCATTTTGTCATGCCGACCGCACGCGCGCGATTGGCGACGCAACAGCGTCCGTCCTGCTGTGCATCGCTTCGCTGCTGGCTCTGCCCGGCGGACGCGAAGTTCACGGCGAACAACGGCCTGATGCATGTCTTCGAGCATCCGGACGTGGCGGTCTGCCTGGGATCGGAAGTTCGTCGGCTGGACCATGCCGCAGGCTCGGTTCGCGCCGTCAGATTTCGGCATGGCGGCAAGGAGTACGTGGTTACCGGCGACCTCTTCATCCTCGGCGCTAATGGAATCCAAAGCGCCGCGATCATGCTGCGATCGGATCTCGATGGTGAGTTCGTTGGACACGGGTTACACGAGTCCTACGGCTGGAACATGGAAGTCTATCTCGATGGAGTCGACAACTTCGACGGCAGCACGATCACCACGGGGTTGAATTTCGGCCTCTATGACGGGGATCACAGATCCAGGCATGCCGCAGCTCTCGTCTATTTCGAAAATCGCTGGCAGCATGGGCTGCGTCCGGACAAGGGGCGACTCAGACAGACGCTACCTCTGGTGATCGTCACCGAGGACCTGCTCGAGGCGGAGAATTCCGTCCGCCTCGACGAAAATGACAACGCCTTCATCCACTATAAGGGTCCGGCCAGCTATGCGGTCGAGGGTATGGCGCGCGCCCGAGAAAAGCTGCCGGACCTTCTTCGTCCGTTGCCGGTCGAGAAGATTATCGACCGCGGTCTGCGGCGAACGGAATCGCATGTCCAAGGCACGCTGCGCATGGGAAGGGATCCAACCGATTCCGTCGTCGATCGCAACCTGGTCCATCACTCGTTTCGCAACCTCCTGATCGTGGGCACGAGCACCTTTCCGAGTTGTTCCTGCGCCAATCCTAGCCTGACCGCGGCCGCCCTTTCGCTGCGGGCAGCAAGTCTCATCATGTGA
- a CDS encoding alpha/beta fold hydrolase, with the protein MSALVIRTDGVELATQSFGNPTHPPLLLIMGGMASMLWWPDEFCHQLAERDRFVIRYDQRDSGLSTKYPPGQPGYTFDDAVDDIFRVLDGYGISKAQIVGFSLGGMVGQVAALKSPQRIFSLTAISTSPVGVDTSDLPASGEAWMEHMSVEADWSDRADAVTYLVEDARLTAGTAHRFDEAGTRAFIERDFDRPGGYLSTTNHSILFEVGERWQGRLNQIKVPLLVVHGTADPIFPVEHGEALARAVAADQALERLRDLLEAHMTTEGVLFDSRSWIITARRA; encoded by the coding sequence ATGAGTGCGCTAGTGATCCGCACTGATGGGGTCGAGCTCGCGACGCAGAGCTTCGGCAATCCAACCCATCCACCGCTACTTCTCATCATGGGCGGGATGGCGTCCATGCTGTGGTGGCCAGACGAATTCTGTCATCAGCTTGCCGAGCGGGACCGTTTCGTCATCCGCTATGACCAGCGCGATTCCGGTCTTTCGACGAAGTATCCCCCCGGTCAGCCGGGCTACACCTTCGACGACGCCGTCGATGACATTTTCCGCGTGCTCGATGGCTACGGGATTTCGAAAGCCCAAATCGTCGGCTTTTCCCTCGGCGGCATGGTGGGCCAGGTCGCTGCGCTAAAGAGTCCGCAGCGCATCTTTTCCCTGACGGCGATCAGCACCTCGCCGGTCGGAGTGGACACGTCCGACCTTCCGGCCAGCGGCGAGGCTTGGATGGAACATATGTCCGTGGAGGCGGACTGGTCGGACCGGGCAGACGCGGTCACGTACCTGGTCGAGGACGCGCGCCTGACTGCGGGGACGGCGCATCGGTTCGACGAAGCCGGGACCCGCGCCTTCATCGAACGGGATTTTGACCGGCCCGGAGGCTATCTCAGCACCACCAACCACAGCATCCTCTTTGAGGTCGGCGAGAGGTGGCAGGGCCGCCTGAACCAAATAAAAGTGCCTCTTCTCGTCGTTCATGGCACAGCCGATCCGATTTTTCCAGTTGAGCACGGCGAGGCACTCGCGCGAGCGGTAGCCGCCGACCAGGCATTGGAGCGGCTGCGCGATTTGCTGGAGGCGCATATGACCACGGAGGGCGTACTCTTTGACTCGCGTTCGTGGATCATTACTGCGCGCAGGGCGTGA